From Vigna angularis cultivar LongXiaoDou No.4 chromosome 11, ASM1680809v1, whole genome shotgun sequence:
CACAGTAAGCTCCAATGTATCGAAGTCCCTCAATCCTAGGATGGGTAGGAGATTCATGGATCCTAAAGTCAAACTACTACACCATCGAGGAGAGTCATTACTGAATCCTTGGAGATACAAGGGGTTGGTTCGAAAGCCAAACTACTTAACAGTTACTTACTCGTCCAAATATTGCCTTTGCATTTAGtgtaatgatttattttttgaacTGTCCATACCAAAGGCCATGGCAAAGGTCTAATTTATGAAGATAGAGGAGATGCACAAAAATATACTCAGATGCTAACTACGCCAGCTTACCCGACAATAGGCAGTCCACCTCTGGATACTGTGTTGATTACAGGAAACTTAGTATTTTGGAAAAGTATGAAATAAAATGTTGTTGCAAGATCTTGTGTTGAGCCGGTACTTCTTAACATTTTGGAAATAAGAGGTAATATCATCTTGCTAATGGATGATCATAAATCAACGACTAGCAGGATTTTTTCCAGTTTCCTAGGTAAAAGATGTACCAAGATTGTCATAGCAGTGAAAAAAAATAGGGAAATGGGTAATTCTAAAACGGGCATCAAGTTTACTTAATCTAAAACTCAAGGAATGTGTACACATTTTAATGAACTTTCTCTTTTGGTCAGCCATGAGACTTCCATCAAATTAAGATACTGACAATGAATTTCTGCCCTAACCTAGTCACATGTTACAGATGTCTTTAACTGACAGAAGTCATCACATGAGTTATGCAATAAACTTCATGTGgaaaatctttttttatttttcaaaagcttCTGTCAAATGAATACGTGTAATGAGTGTCATAAATTACCAGGAATGTGAAAACACCAGATGCACAAAGAAAAGTTGCCTTCCTGCAAAAAATCTAGAAACAGAGAAATCGGAAGTCagcaataaatataaaaacaaagtaGCCCTAGCAATTTGAGAGAGTGTCGAGGGAAGATACAGGATCAGCTTCAATTGGCCTTCCAAACGGACTGGCTAAGGCTTCAATGAACTGCCTTCTAACTTCAATTAGTGAAACAGCCTCTAAGACCTAagttcaaaacatatttaaatacttATATCAGTTTTAACATAAATGGGGATGTTCATTAAGCACTTACAATAAAAAACAGACACAGTAGAGATAATGTCAGCTAACCTGTTTCCCGAGATATTCTTCCAGATTTGGAAGATATTCTGCCAAACACCTTTGCAAAATAGAACAATTAAAagcaataatattataaaaaaatatcccAATCTTGTATATGCATTGGTAAGGGAcacatacaataataaaaaattgaaatgctTACATGCCATCCACCCAAGAAGGTAGCTTGACATCATCAATGGAAAAAACGGCTTTCAGCTCAGGAGAAGATACCAACTTCAGACGAGGAGCCGAAGGTACTGACGTATATTTTCTTCCAACAGGATATACAACCTAGGTTTAATATATCATAAGTTGCTTGTTTGAAAGCAAgtgaaaatttcaaaagaatatttaaaaagagaaacaaaagcAACCTGTAAGTATATCTTCTGGGAATATCTCCAGGGACAGCAAGACACCATATTGTTTATGTTCATGTCCAGTAAGGGCACAGCAAATTTAACCTCCTCTAACTATACTAAAATGTAAAGTCACAGAAGTAAACAATGGCCAAATGCTAAGTTAACTTGGTCATCGATAGATCATAGAAATATCAGCACAGTTTTTTCTAAAGGAATACCTTCTCAGCATTAGAGCCCGTATACATTTCTATTCCCTGTAGAAAAACAATTGCAATCAAGTAAAAGATCAACTTTACctatcaaaaaatatataatcccTTATTCTTTTATAGATATCCGGTCCAGCGTTTGGGGTAGGGGTGAAGCAAGATTTAACCTAAAAATAGGTTCTAAACATGAAACGAATGAAATTTCCACCAGGGAAACTCAAATTTCTGAAAATTAGCAAACGaagaaattaaagtttaaaactaaacaaaacaaaacaaaattacctCCCTGGACAAGATAGTGCTGATTTCAAATTTCAAGCGTTCATCATCAACCTCTTCAACGCGCTTCCTCTGGTACAGCACATACTGATCCCTGTTAAATGAGCGAAAGATATTGTCACAACAGAACCACAATTAGCATCACAAAAAGCacgataaaaaagaagaagaagaagaagaagaaagacctCAAGAACTGAATGAGGGTTAAGAGACACGAGGGGTCTTTGTAGTTCCAATCTGACAAACAGTTGTTATTTGATTCGGGGGAAGGGGGCATGTGAAAGGGGTGAAAATTATCGTCCTCGGGGCCAAAAATAACATCGGGAGCAGCATTGGGAGACTCGGCGTCGAATATAACATCccctgaaagaaaaaaaaaccctagGCAAAGGTTTGGTTCCATTCCgaattgaaagaaaattgaaaaggatTGAAGAAAGAAATACATCTGATGAAGTCCAAACAGTAAGGGATGAGGAGGGAGAAGCGATCGAAGGGACCGGAGTTGTATTTGTCGGCGGACCACATTTGATCAACCtgagaaaaaaaggaaagaaaggaaaatgtgagagaaaatggaaagagaaagagagagagagagagagagagagagagagagagagagagaaggaaaaagagagtGCCTTGAGGGTGAGACGGAAGTGGGCGAGGAGGTGACTGAGCTGAGCGGCGATGAAGGAAGGGACGTTTTCGGGAGCTGCAGCCATGGCTGTGtctgctgctgctgcttctGCTGCTGCTAATTACTAAATACATATTTCACTctttaatcaataattattaattaatatttcggTACTGTGAAGTATTCAGTGAAAATAATTACCTTCTAATTtaattcaacttttaaattataaatttatgaacGTCTCTAAATTTATTCCATTAGAAttcatttttatacaaaacttttatacattttgatggtatattattttttataggtttaatccttttcaacatccctatttatgtacgaatgtcttaattgggtcctcgttttttaaagtgtatcaaaatggtccctaattttgaaaattgatatcaattgagtcctttccgttaagttggctggacggcgttaaaaaaattgatgagtggatgctgagatgacgaacgaacgctcgtccaccagcgaacgaacgctcgtcgacctcttactgctggacgaccgttcgttccacactggacgaccgttcgttcggtggtcgacgagcgttcgttcgctgatggacgagcgttcgttcgctggtggacgagcgttcgttcgtcatctcagcatccactcatcaatttttttaacgtcgtccagccaacttaacggaaaggactcaattgatatcaattttcaaaattagggaccattttgatacactttagaaaacgaggacccaattgagacattcgtacataaatagggatgtcgaaaaagattaaaccttttttatattataatatggtTTAATGTTTtcgtaggtccctattttcgtccagaatttcaaataagtcctcttctttttcggcgtctcaattgagtccttattttgtgaaaattgtaacaattagACTCTTACCGTTAAATTGGGTCTAACAGCATTAGTGTTAGGTTGATGTGGCATACTGACGTTGGTTTTTAAATGACGTGGACTTCTTTAGTGTATTTTGACGTGTctatttcattgtattttaaaaaaaaaacaaattcagaaaTTGAACTAGGAATTCAACTTGTTTGAATTAGGGGTTGAGAAAATTTCGTTCTCCTTCTTTGTAGGTTCATACaaattgaaaatcaatttcAGAAATTGGAGATTGATGGCACTACCCAGCACTATCGCTGCATTTTGATGGCAACCTGCTGCCAATTTCTTCCAAATTCATCCAATTTCTTCCAAATTCATCCAATTTCTTCCAATTTATTCTTCCACTCCTATCTTCTCAGAATCTGTGGATCTCTCTCCTTATCTGAACGAGTACATGTTTGTGGGGTTCTCAGCTTCCACTGGTAACCATACACAAATCCACAACATACTCTCTTGGAACTTCACTTCTGTAAGCCAAGCTTTTCTGCGCTTCCCTTCATCTGAAACCTGCCAGGGTAAGATCTTCCTTGAGAATAGTACAGCAGCACCAACTACTGAGAAGTCTTCTAAGAATGAGCCACCAAGAAGCTTTTTGATTTTTATGGCATCTGTGGCATTGGCTCTGGCTCTTTTCCTTGGCTTTTACTTCATCAGCAGGCACAGGAGAAATGCTTCCAAGATAAAGACTTCAGTGGAGACAGAGATTCACTTGCCAAGGCCTCCAAACAAACCACGCCGCTTCACATTTTCTCAACTTTCATCTTCAACTCGGTCATTCAGTGAGATAGAGTTGCTTGGCAGTGATTCTAGAGGAGAATACTACAGAGGAAAGCTTTCTAATGGAAGCCAGGTGGCTGTGAAAAGGTTCTCAACTCAGTTTCTCCACACACATGGATCAGACAAGAAGCGTTTGCTGAAGGAAATCAAAGTCATTGACCATGTTCGCCACCCGAATTTGCTCTGTTTTTAGCTCGGGCTGTTATTGACAATGTATTGGCCCCGCTGAATTTGGAAGAAATTGGCAGCAGGTTGCCATCAAAATGCAGCGGTAGTGCTGGGTAGTGCCATCAATCTCCAATTTCTgaaattgattttcaatttGTATGAACCTACAAAGAAGGAGAACGAAATTTTCTCAAACCCTAATTCAAACAAGTTGAATTCCCAGTTCAAtttctgaatttgttttttttttaaatacaataaaatagacACGTCAAAATACACTAAAGAAGTCCACGTCATTTAAAAACCAACGTCAGTATGCCACATCAACCTAACACTAACGCTGTTAGACCCAATTTAACGGTAAGGGtctaattgttgcaattttcacaaaataaggactcaattgaaacgccgaaaaagaaagggacttatttgagattctggacgaaaatagggacttacgaagacattaaaccttataatattagttttttgAGTTTGTACAATAGTATTTTATACTAACGTTTGAATGGAAAAGTATCAAAATAATGTATACAAttcaaacattattataaaatttgtttaatatataaaaaaaataattatgttatgaaaattatatttatttattttaaaaatttaaagataaggaaacaaatttcaatttaacatataaatttaagttataaagACATGTTTATCtccaaatttaaatatattttttatcttagaCCTAAATGCATTAAAGGAAGATAGACATATTGGTAAAGACTcgttaaaatgtgtttttggaATTGTTGGATTGGAAGATTATTTgacatagaaaaataataatgagtGTAAGGAAGAAAATGAtcttgattaatttttaaaaaataaatgtttgtttTGTATTAGAATTTACTTTCGTTGTTTggtataaataatattttttgtattttaagtaTAGTATATAAAGTTCAATAAAAGTGTGAATATTGGAAGACAATGAATTATGAAGTATCCAAACTTATTTCAAGTTCAATTAAATCTTAGTCAAAGCAAGCAAaagttcaagaaaaatattagaCATGACAAGTGTAACACTATCATGGAAGTAtgatacaattattacaaactGAATCTAATATTAATCTTTGATCTAAAGATCTATGATTTGAATTTTCCTCTTGCATATTGAAAGTCTATGTCAAAGTGTGGTTTTTTGAGTGGTTGTACATATCCACATTACATAAAACACCTTTTGGAGTTTATGATAATTAGATCAATTCTAGAGAGTTTACTTTCAGAGTAATGAAGtttctttgaaattttatctttggtaattttcaattttcttctattttaattgtttgaaCATATATTGTAAAAGAAGATAGTtatttttagtttgattttatttgtaacCTGAATGGATTGATTGACTCAACATAGAGATTATGTGCTGATATTTTATGTTGATTCATATAGTAACTTTGTTCTTAATTTTAGAACTCAAAATTAAaggaaatttaaattatcagaAGCTACTTTGtttgggaaaaagaaaagttagtAAAAGACTAACATTCTCCGATTCCTCCTTCAACGTTCATGACAAccttttaaaaatgaaagtatAACTAAAAAGAAAGACTAATACCACcaaccttttaaaaataaaacaaaaaagactTCAAATCAACACATCAAATATACATTAATATGGTTCttgaaaatttcatattaatatgATTCttgaaaatttcatattaatatggtttttaaaaatttcatatcgactaaaaataagatcaatttataatatataattaagtgcaatattttgtgggattgagttactCTAACGactttgaa
This genomic window contains:
- the LOC108334373 gene encoding uncharacterized protein LOC108334373 — protein: MAAAPENVPSFIAAQLSHLLAHFRLTLKVDQMWSADKYNSGPFDRFSLLIPYCLDFIRWDVIFDAESPNAAPDVIFGPEDDNFHPFHMPPSPESNNNCLSDWNYKDPSCLLTLIQFLRDQYVLYQRKRVEEVDDERLKFEISTILSREGIEMYTGSNAEKLEEVKFAVPLLDMNINNMVSCCPWRYSQKIYLQVVYPVGRKYTSVPSAPRLKLVSSPELKAVFSIDDVKLPSWVDGMCLAEYLPNLEEYLGKQVLEAVSLIEVRRQFIEALASPFGRPIEADPIFCRKATFLCASGVFTFLVHFMIPSQFPKQQPAVMLQSSQHFNSQMAPLKSRLISDYPWSPRWEPLQMAERICEFLADEALNFKRQCSEGQVQ